In Streptacidiphilus sp. P02-A3a, the DNA window CCCAAGGGCGTCCTGATCAACCACCGCAACATCCACCACATCCTGCGGTCCTGGAACGCCCGCTACCGGCTCGACGAGATCCGCGGCCGGGCCCTGTGCGTGGCCAGCTTCGGCGTCGACCTGTTCCTCGGCGACTTCCTGTTCTCCGCGCTGTTCGGCGGCGAAATGGTGGTGTGCCCGGCGGACGTGGTGACCGACCCGCCCACCCTGGTCGACCTGATCGCCGAGGTCCGGCCGCAGATCCTGGCCACCACCCCCTCACTGGCCCGGGCCATCAGCACCGAACTCGGCTGGCGCGGCCTGACCCTGGACTCGCTGCGGCTGCTCTCCCTGGGCGCCGAGGGCTGGCTGGCCGGCGACGCCGCCGACCTGCTCGACCACGTCGGCCCCGACACCCTGGTGGTCAACGCCTACGGCGCGACCGAGACCACCGTGGACTCCACCGTGTTCGCCCTGCGCGGCGACCCGGTCGAACCGTCGGCGTTCGTCCCCATCGGCACACGATGACCAACACCAGCGTGCACATCCTGGACGACACCGGCCGCCCGGTACCCGTCGGAGTACCCGGCGAGCTCTACATCGGCGGCGCGGCATCGCCCAGGGCTACTGCAGCGACCCGAACTGACCGCCGAACGCTTCCCCCACGACGTCCTGGGACCGGGCACCGGCCGCTTCTACCGCACCGGCGACGTGGTGCGCTGGCGCGGCGACGGCAACCTGGAGTACCTCGGCCGGGCCGACGACCAGGTCAAGATCCGCGGCTTCCGGGTGGAACTCGGCGAAGTCGAGACCGCCCTCGCCCGCCACCCCGAGGTGGCCACCGCGGCGGCCGTCGCCCGCCGCAACGGCTCCGGCCACACCCGGCTGTTCGGCTACGTGGTACCCGCCGGCACCCGGGCACCCGACCTCGCCGCCCTGCGGACCTTCCTCACCGCCCACCTCCCCAGCCAGGCCGTCCCCTCGGCGATCATGGTGCTCGACGCCCTGCCGATGACCCCGAACGGCACCCTGGACCGGCGCGCCCTGCCCGCCATGGACGAACCCGCCGCCGACCCCTCCCACCGCGTCCCGCCACGCACCCCCGTGGAAACCGCACTCGTCGAGGTCTGGGCGAAGGTCCTGGGCGTGGAACCCGACGGATCGGCGTCGAGGACAACTTCTTCAACCTCGGCGGCGACTCGATCCTCAGCCTCCAGGCCGTCTCCCTGGCCCGCCGCGCCAACCTCCGGCTGACCACCAAGCAGATGTTCCAGCGGCAGACCATCGCCGAACTGGCGGGCGAGGTCACCGTGCTCACCGCCACCGGCGCCGAACAGGGCCCGGTGACCGGCCCCGGTACCCCTGACCCCGGTCCAGCAACTGGTACTTCGAGGAGTTCCCCGAAGCCCCCGGCCACTTCAACCAGTCCCTGTACCTCGCACTCGACCCCGACACCGACCCCGACGCCCCTGCGCGCCGCCGTCACCGCCGTACTCGACCACCACGACATCCTGCGGATCCGGGCCGAACACGTCGCGGCCGCTGGCAGCAGCACCACCCGGCCACCACCGACCACCCGGCCCACCCCACCGTGTTCGAGCACCTGGACCTGTCCGCCCTCGACGACACCGCACAGGACCAGGCCGCCCGCACCGCGATCACCGCCGCCCAGACCGGATTCGACATCCGCACCGGCCCCGCTGTTCCAAGCCTGCTGCTCACCCAAGGCGGCGCCCACGCCCCCCGGCTGTTCCTCGCCGCGCACCACTACGTCGTCCGACCGCGGTCTCCTGGCGGGTGATCCTGGCCGACCTGGACACCGGCTACCGGGCAGGCGGCGCACGGCCGCCAGGTCGACCTGGCGCGAAGTCCACCTCGTTCCGCAGCTGGGCCCACCGCCTCACCGCACTGGCGGCCGAAGGCGGCTTCGACACCGAACTGGACTACTGGACACGGGTCGAGAAGGCCACCCTGGACGCCGCCGCCCTGCCGGTGGACCGCCACGGACACAACACCGCCGGCTCCGCCCGCACCCTGACCCGGCGACTGAACGCGGACCGCACCGACGCACTGCTGCGCAACGTACCCGAGGTGTACCGGACCCAGGCCAACGACGTACTGCTCAGCGCCCTCGCCCGGGTCCTGCGCGACTGGGCCGGCGGCACCGTCCCGATCGAACTGGAGGGCCACGGACGCGAGGACCTGTTCGACGACGTCGACCTGTCCCGCACCGTCGGCTGGTTCACCACCGTCTTCCCCCTCGTCCTGGAACTCCCCGAGGACCACGACTGGGGCACCACCGTGAAGGCCGTCAAGGAGGAACTGCGCGCCGTCCCCTCCCGCGGCCTCGGCTACGGCGCCCTGCGCTACCTCACCACCCCGGGCACACTCGGCGGCGGCCGCCAACCCCAGGTCGGATTCAACTACCACGGCCGCTTCGGACACCGACCCCGGCGGCAGCGGACTCTTCCGCGGCTGGTGCCCGAACCCGGTCCCCGACCGCGGCCCCGACCAGGCCCGGCAGTGCCTGATCGAGGTCACCGGCATGGTCCGCGACGGCGAACTGGAATTCGGCTGGGAGTACTCCGGGAACGTCCACCACGAGGAGACCGTGGCCCAACTGGCCGAGGCGTTCCTCACCGCCCTGGAACAGGTCATCGAACACTGCGCCCTGCCCGGCGCCGGCGGCTGCACCCCCTCCGACTTCCCGCTCGCCGCACTGGACCAGGCCGCCGTGGACACGATCGTCGGCGACGGCCGATCCGTCGAGGACCTCTACCCGCTCACCCCGATGCAGAGCGGCATGCTGTTCCACTCCCTCGACACCGACACCGACAACGGCGACGTCTACCTCACCCACTTCGCCGCGATCCTGGACGGCGTGGACGACCCGCGGCAACTGGCCGACGCCTTCCAACACGTCGTGGACCGCACCCCGATCCTGCGCACCGCGGTGGTCGGAACCGGCGCGGACACCCCCCTGCAGAGCGTCCACCGCGACGTGCGCCTGCCGGTGACCCACCTGGACTGGAGCACACTGACCCCCCAGGACCGCGACACCCGCTCCCGCACCCTGTGGCAGAGCCTGCCCGCCCTGCGACTCGACCTGACCCAGGCCCCGCTCATGCGGCTGACCATCGCCCGCCTGCCCGGAGCGAGCGTCCAGCTCTTCTGGTCCTCCCACCACCTGCTGCTCGACGGCTGGAGCTTCGCCGACGTCCTGGCCCAGGTCTTCGGGGAATGGGCCGCACTGGGCGGCGCACCGACCCCCGCCCGCAAACCCCGCCGCCCCTACCGCGACTACGTGCAGTGGCTGGCCGACCAGGACGGACACCGCCGCCCGAACCCACTGGCGCCGCACCATGCACGGCTTCACCGCCGCCACCCCACTGCCCTACGACCGGGCACCCCAGGCCGCCCACGCCACCCGCTCCGCACACGACACCCACCTGCGGCTGCCCGCCGACCGCTCACACCGGCTCTACACGTTCGCCAAGAACGCCCGACTGACCGTCAACACCGTCGTCCAGGGCGCATGGGCACTGCTGCTCGCCGCCCACAGCGGCGAACGCGACGTGTGCTTCGGCGCCACCGTCTCCGGCCGACCCGAGAACCTCGCGGGCGCCGACGAGATCATCGGCCTGTTCATCAACACCCTGCCGGTACGCACCACCCTGGACCGCGACCTCGACCTGGTGACCTGGCTGCGCCGGATCCAGGACGAACAGGTCGAGACCCGCCAGTTCGAACACGTCTCACTGGCACAGGTCCGCGGCTGGAGCGAGACCCCCCGGGAGTCGAACCTCTTCGACAGCATCGTCATCTTCGAGAGCTTCCCCTACGACCGCGACGCCGCCTCCCGGCACGGCCTCACGGTACGCGAGAGCAACGGCGCGGAGGAGACCAACTACGCGCTCGCGCTCACCGCCTACACCACCGACGAACTGCACCTGCGCCTCGGCTACGACCCGCTCCTGTTCGACCGGGACACCGCCGAACGGCTCACCCGCCGCCTGTCGACCCTGCTCGACGCCTTCGCCGACCACCCCCACTCCCCACTCGCCTCGCTCCCGCTGCTGCCCGGCCACCGAACAGGCCCTGCTGCACGAGTGGAACGCCACCACCCGCCCCACCGGGACAACCCACCACCATCGAACTGTTCGAACAACAGGCCGCGGCCACCCCCGGAACACCGCACTGGTGCACCGCGACACCCTCAGCTACGCCGAACTGGACACCCGCGCCAACCGGGCTCGGCCCACCACCTTGACCGCCCTGGGCCTGGGCCCCCGAGAAGATCGCCGCCCTGGCCTGCCCACGCACCCCCGACCTCCTGATCGCGATGCTGGCCGTCCTCAAGACCGGCGCGGCCTACCTGCCCCTGGACCTGGACCACCCCCGCGAACGCCTCGCCCCAATGCTGCGCGACGCGGCCCCGGCCCTGGTCCTGACCGCCGACAACCACCGTCCCCGACCTGCCACCGCACACCCCACCCTCTCCCTCACCGACCCGCCGTGACCGCCGCACTGGCCCACCACCCGGCCACCAGCCCCGACCGTCCACCCCCGCACACCCCGAGAACGCCGCCTACACGCTCTACACTCCGGCTCCACCGGCCAACCCAAAAGGCGTCGTGGTCACCCGGGCCAACCTGCGCAACTTCGTCCTCGACATGCGCGACCGCACCGCGATGACCCCCAGGACCGGCTGCTGGCCGTGACCACCCGTCGGCTTCGACATCGCCCACCTGGAGCTCTTCGTCCCCCTGATCAGCGGCGCGACCGTGGTACTCGCCGACA includes these proteins:
- a CDS encoding AMP-binding protein; this encodes MLAVLKTGAAYLPLDLDHPRERLAPMLRDAAPALVLTADNHRPRPATAHPTLSLTDPP